A genomic window from Massilia sp. METH4 includes:
- the tssG gene encoding type VI secretion system baseplate subunit TssG, whose amino-acid sequence MQSTQRRFKPAVIERLFAQPYRFEYFQAVRMFELWLKRHGRVREGAVANFLRFTNSTSLAFPASQIEAIEAEPRELALDRHSLAEALRDAKLRYVRITPAFMGLLGSTGALPAHYTERIAAHMVTTRDDGPRAFLDTFSNRALALFYEAWRKYRLELKYQLDGKDGFLPLLLALAGVGQPSLRRRFAGNEHGELLDESVAYFATAMRHRPASSVQIARVLGEYFAVPVKTEQFIGRWYDMPEEQQCRLGMANAMLGAGAMAGARVWQRDLRLRIVIGPLKRARFESFLPGGKAALALASMLSMMTGVSLEYEVQLVLCAQEVEGASLSENRSGGRLGWDTFLPGGGLTRDRDDVRYDVHAL is encoded by the coding sequence CCAGGCCGTGCGCATGTTCGAGCTGTGGCTGAAGCGCCATGGCCGGGTGCGCGAGGGCGCCGTGGCGAACTTCCTGCGCTTTACCAACTCGACGTCGCTGGCCTTTCCCGCCAGCCAGATCGAGGCGATCGAGGCGGAGCCGCGCGAACTCGCGCTGGACCGGCACTCGCTTGCCGAGGCGCTGCGCGATGCCAAGCTGCGCTACGTGCGCATCACGCCCGCCTTCATGGGCCTGCTGGGCAGCACGGGCGCGCTGCCGGCGCACTATACCGAGCGCATCGCCGCGCACATGGTCACCACGCGCGACGATGGCCCGCGCGCCTTCCTGGACACCTTCTCGAACCGCGCGCTGGCTCTGTTCTACGAAGCCTGGCGCAAGTACCGGCTGGAACTGAAGTACCAGCTCGACGGCAAGGATGGCTTCCTGCCGCTGCTGCTCGCACTGGCCGGCGTCGGCCAGCCTTCGCTGCGCCGGCGTTTCGCCGGCAACGAGCATGGCGAGCTGCTGGACGAGTCGGTGGCCTACTTCGCCACCGCGATGCGTCACCGGCCCGCGTCCAGCGTGCAGATCGCCCGCGTGCTGGGCGAGTACTTCGCCGTGCCCGTGAAGACCGAGCAGTTCATCGGCCGCTGGTACGACATGCCCGAGGAGCAGCAATGCCGGCTGGGCATGGCCAACGCCATGCTGGGCGCGGGGGCCATGGCCGGCGCCCGCGTGTGGCAGCGCGACCTGCGCCTGCGCATCGTCATCGGCCCGCTCAAGCGCGCCCGGTTCGAATCGTTCCTGCCGGGCGGGAAGGCGGCGCTGGCGCTCGCTTCCATGCTGTCGATGATGACCGGCGTGTCCCTCGAATACGAGGTGCAGCTGGTGCTGTGCGCGCAGGAAGTCGAGGGCGCGTCGCTGTCGGAGAACCGCAGCGGCGGGCGCCTCGGCTGGGATACTTTCCTGCCCGGCGGCGGGCTGACCCGCGACCGCGAC